In Streptomyces qaidamensis, one DNA window encodes the following:
- a CDS encoding response regulator → MIEVLVVDDDMRVARVNAAYVEKVPGFHVAGEAHSAAEALHRLETLPRLDLVLLDHYLPDATGLAVVQEMRRRGDQTDVIMVTAARDVSTVQAAMRHGALQYLVKPFAFAGLRAKLEAYAELRRTLDGGGEAEQAEVDRIFGALSASSEPDLPKGHSPTTAELVRQSLMHADGPLSAQEIAERTGVSRQTAQRYLKLLERTGRARLTLKYGDAGRPEHRYVWATRA, encoded by the coding sequence ATGATCGAAGTCCTGGTCGTGGACGACGACATGAGAGTCGCGCGGGTCAACGCCGCCTACGTCGAGAAGGTACCGGGCTTCCATGTCGCCGGAGAGGCCCACAGCGCCGCGGAGGCGCTGCACCGGCTGGAGACGCTGCCCCGGCTGGACCTGGTGCTCCTGGACCACTACCTGCCGGACGCGACGGGGCTCGCGGTCGTCCAGGAGATGCGGCGGCGCGGCGACCAGACCGACGTGATCATGGTGACGGCGGCCCGGGACGTCTCCACCGTGCAGGCGGCGATGCGGCACGGCGCACTGCAGTACCTGGTCAAGCCGTTCGCCTTCGCCGGCCTGCGCGCCAAGCTGGAGGCCTACGCGGAGCTGCGCCGCACTCTGGACGGCGGTGGAGAGGCGGAACAGGCCGAGGTGGACCGCATCTTCGGGGCCCTGTCGGCATCCTCGGAACCCGACCTGCCCAAAGGCCACTCCCCCACCACCGCGGAGCTGGTCCGCCAGTCCCTGATGCACGCGGACGGGCCCCTGTCCGCCCAGGAGATCGCCGAGCGGACCGGAGTGAGCCGCCAGACCGCCCAGCGCTACCTGAAGCTCCTGGAACGCACGGGACGGGCCAGGCTGACCCTCAAGTACGGCGACGCGGGCCGCCCGGAACACCGCTATGTGTGGGCGACCCGCGCCTGA
- a CDS encoding DUF485 domain-containing protein: MQPSKGRPHGGGADQESRTEPLDGHDPVPAAGQLRYDDPWYDALASGWGESSSDGAQAQPMVPSARTQGETGAAAADVYLEVQRSAAFQEVRRRYRKFVVPASVAFFAWYVGYVVTATTAPELMARPVAGAVNVAMVAGLGQFLSTFLLTWAYARHARLRRDRAALELRWDTQELTRGVSGGGS; this comes from the coding sequence ATGCAGCCAAGCAAGGGCCGTCCCCACGGCGGCGGGGCCGACCAGGAGAGCCGGACCGAGCCTCTCGACGGTCATGATCCGGTCCCGGCCGCCGGACAGCTCAGGTACGACGATCCCTGGTACGACGCCCTTGCCTCCGGCTGGGGCGAGTCGTCCAGCGACGGGGCGCAGGCTCAACCGATGGTTCCGTCGGCACGGACGCAGGGCGAGACGGGGGCCGCGGCGGCCGACGTGTACCTGGAAGTGCAGCGCAGTGCGGCTTTTCAGGAGGTGCGGCGGCGGTACCGGAAGTTCGTGGTGCCGGCATCCGTGGCGTTCTTCGCCTGGTACGTGGGTTACGTGGTGACTGCCACGACGGCACCGGAGCTGATGGCGCGGCCCGTGGCGGGAGCGGTGAACGTCGCGATGGTGGCGGGGCTCGGGCAGTTCCTGTCCACCTTCCTTCTCACTTGGGCCTACGCGCGGCACGCGCGGCTGCGCAGGGACCGAGCCGCCCTCGAACTGCGGTGGGACACACAGGAACTGACGCGCGGCGTGAGCGGCGGTGGGTCATGA
- a CDS encoding cation acetate symporter, whose amino-acid sequence MTEEHQTLALLLFSAFVAVTLGITTWVSRNRRGSAEEFYAGGRLFSPMENGFAIAGDYMSAASFLGVTGLIALFGYDGLLYVVGFLVAWLVVLFLVAELVRNCGRFTLADVVAARMRERPVRIAAGTSSVTVSVLYLVAQMVGAGSLVALLLGGTSDAARAWTVIGVGALMVIYVSLGGMRATTWIQIVKAVLLLGGTIALTVLVLMRFHGDLNRLLLTAAERSGHGGAFLAPGLKYGGDWTARFDFISLGLALVLGTAGLPHILSRFYTVPTARAARRSVVWAVGLIGGFYLMTIVLGFGAAAILGPDTVRASNTAGNTAVPLLALDLGGGAGSTGGTVLFAIVAAVAFATILAVVAGITLASSASVAHDLYASLRRRGGKPRSEVTVARVAAVGVGAVAIALGLLARDLNVAFLVGLAFAVAASANLPVLLYSLFWRGFTTRGAVWAVYGGLVPAVVLVVLSPVVSGSPDSLFPGIDLQYFPLQNPGLVSIPLGFLAGWLGTVTSAEVPDEVKHAETEVRSLTGAGAA is encoded by the coding sequence ATGACGGAAGAACATCAGACGCTTGCGCTGCTGCTCTTCAGCGCGTTCGTCGCGGTCACGTTGGGGATCACCACCTGGGTCAGCCGCAACCGGCGTGGCTCGGCGGAGGAGTTCTACGCGGGCGGGCGGCTCTTCTCACCCATGGAGAATGGTTTTGCCATCGCCGGTGACTACATGTCGGCCGCGTCCTTCCTCGGGGTCACCGGGCTCATCGCGCTGTTCGGCTACGACGGGCTGCTGTATGTCGTGGGCTTCCTCGTGGCGTGGCTGGTGGTGCTGTTCCTGGTCGCCGAACTGGTCCGCAACTGCGGCCGGTTCACGCTCGCCGACGTCGTGGCGGCCCGGATGAGGGAACGGCCGGTCCGGATCGCGGCGGGAACCTCCTCGGTCACGGTGTCCGTTCTGTATCTGGTGGCGCAGATGGTCGGCGCGGGCAGCCTGGTGGCGCTGCTGCTCGGGGGCACGAGCGACGCGGCCCGAGCTTGGACCGTCATCGGTGTGGGCGCGCTCATGGTGATCTACGTGTCGTTGGGAGGGATGCGCGCGACCACGTGGATCCAGATCGTCAAGGCCGTTCTGCTGCTCGGCGGCACCATCGCACTGACGGTGCTCGTCCTGATGCGCTTCCACGGCGACCTGAACCGGCTGTTGCTCACCGCAGCCGAGCGCAGTGGGCACGGCGGGGCGTTTCTCGCGCCGGGACTGAAGTACGGCGGGGACTGGACCGCCCGCTTCGACTTCATCAGTCTGGGGCTGGCTCTGGTGCTGGGCACGGCAGGGCTGCCGCACATCCTGTCCCGCTTCTACACCGTGCCCACCGCGCGCGCCGCGCGCCGCTCGGTCGTCTGGGCCGTCGGCCTCATCGGCGGCTTCTACCTGATGACGATCGTGCTCGGATTCGGTGCGGCCGCCATCCTGGGGCCGGACACGGTGCGCGCTTCGAACACGGCCGGGAACACGGCGGTTCCGCTGCTGGCGCTCGACCTGGGCGGTGGTGCGGGATCCACCGGCGGGACGGTTCTCTTCGCGATCGTCGCCGCGGTCGCCTTCGCCACGATCCTCGCCGTGGTCGCGGGCATCACGCTCGCGTCCTCGGCGTCCGTGGCCCACGACCTGTACGCGTCCCTGCGGCGCCGGGGCGGGAAGCCGCGCAGCGAGGTGACGGTGGCCCGGGTCGCGGCCGTCGGTGTCGGTGCGGTGGCGATCGCGCTCGGACTGCTGGCGCGGGATCTCAACGTGGCGTTCCTGGTGGGCCTGGCGTTCGCCGTCGCCGCGTCGGCGAACCTGCCGGTGCTGCTCTACTCGCTGTTCTGGCGCGGCTTCACCACACGGGGTGCCGTGTGGGCGGTCTACGGCGGCCTGGTCCCGGCGGTGGTGCTCGTGGTGCTGTCACCGGTGGTCTCGGGCAGCCCCGACTCGCTGTTCCCGGGCATCGACCTCCAGTACTTCCCCCTGCAGAACCCGGGTCTGGTCTCGATCCCCCTCGGCTTTCTCGCGGGCTGGCTGGGCACGGTCACCTCCGCGGAGGTACCGGACGAGGTCAAGCACGCGGAGACAGAGGTGCGGTCGCTGACGGGTGCGGGAGCGGCGTAG